GAGCCCGAGCAGGGTCGTCCTCCCGGTCGGAGGCAACTACCGGACGCGCTGCCGACCGGCGAACGACAAAGAACTATCGTCCTGTTCATGGGGAAAATTCACGACAGGATCGACGACCGGCTGCGTGAGTTCATCGGAGCGCAGCCGGTCTATTTCGTGGCCACGGCCCCCGAGCAGGGCGGCCACGTCAACATGTCCCCCAAGGGATACGCCGACACCTTCGCCGTTCTCGACGACACCACCGTCGCCTACCTGGACCTGGACGGCAGCGGGGTGGAGACCATCGCGCACCTCCGCCAGAACGGCCGCATCACGGTCATGTTCTGCGCCTTCTCCGGCCCTCCCAACATCCTCCGCCTGTACGGCACCGGCCGGGTCGTCGTACCGGAGAACCCCGACTTCGCGACACTGATCAAGAATTTCGGCCCGCATCCGGGCGTGCGGTCGATCATCGTCGTCGACTGTGACCGGATCTCCGATTCCTGCGGCTTCTCGGTACCGTTCATGTCCTTCGACAAGGACCGGACGCTGCTGGACGAGTGGGCGGGACGCAAGGACGTCCAGCAGCGGCGCACCTACCGGGCACAGAAGAACCGCGAGAGCATCGACGGCATCCCCGGTCTCTCCTCGGAGGAGACCGACCCGGTCACGCAGCACTCCTGAGGCGGCCGGTCCCGGCCGGGACCGGCCCTCACGGCGGCACCGCCGACCGGCCCTCCCCGAGGCGTACAGTAACCCGTACGTGACGGACGCCCCCCGGATGTCCGGGAGACTCAGGGGGGCCTCGGTGGGGTTGTTCTGCCGCTTGAGCGTTTGCGTCGGCGCGATCGCCGTGGTCATCGGGGCGGGCGTCCCCGCGGAGGCCGGGGGCGCGAGACCTCCGGTCCGGTACGCGGGACTCGACGGGTGCGTCTGCGCTCCGTGGAAACTCTGGGTACGCGGCGGCAGGGTGGTCGCTCTCCCCGACGCCCGGGTGTTCTCCGTGCGCAGGCAACGAGCACCGCTGGCCCTGTCGCCGAACGGCAGGTATGTCGCGTACTTCCAGCTGGAGGGCGGGGCGCTGGTGGTGCGGGAGATGTCCACCGGCGAGGTGCGCGCGGTGCCGGGTGTGATGTGGTCGAACGCCATGCGCACGGCACGGGTCGAACTCTCTCCCGGCGGGCGGTACGCGGTGCTGGGCCTCGGCGGGGAGCACTGGATCCTGGACACGTACAGCGGAGAGAGTGTCCCGGTGCCACCCGGACTGCGGCCTTGGAGTTTCAGCCCTGACGCGAAGTTCGTACTCGTGGTGGATGACACGTTCCAGGCGGGGATCTACTCGGTGTCGCCCTTCGCCGAGCGGGGGCGTGTCCCGGTGGGGGGCGCGCTCGGCCCGGATGGCGAGGTCGTCGCCCATTTCACGGCACGTGACGTGGGGATCCGCCTGTGGGACGTGCCCACCGGCGGCATCCCCAGGCGCGACCCCATCGCCGTCCCCGTGGACAGGACTCCGACCCGGATGCGCTGGAACGGCAAGGGCCACCTCGACCTGCAGACGGTCACCCCGCGCAGGATCAGGAAGGGGGGAGGCACCCGCTACACCTGGTATCGGGTCGATCAGGAGTCGGGCGGGATGGAGCGGGTGGGTGGCTTCGTCGTGCCCGGATCCGTCTACAACCCGATCGTCACCGGGCTGACTCCCTGACCCGTCGCGGGCCGTGAGGGCTCGCGAGGGCAGGGAGCACGGGTCAGCGGCGGTAGCCGGCCATGCGCTCCAGGCGGGCTACGCGCTCGGCGGTGGGCGGGTGGGTGGAGAACATCCTGCCGATCCCGGCGCCGCGGAAGGGGTTGGCGATCATCAGGTGGGAGGCGGAGGCGATTCGGCCGTTCTCCGGGAGGGGCAGCTGACGGGTGCCCATCTCGATCTTCCTCAGTGCCGAGGCGAGGGCCAGCGGATCACCCGTCAGCCGGGCACCGGACTCGTCCGCCTGGTATTCGCGGGAGCGGGAGATGGCCATCTGGATCATTCCGGCCGCGACCGGGCCAAGCACGATCATGAGGAGTGCGCCGATGAACCCGGGGCCCTCGTCGTCGTCCCCGCCGCCGAAGAACAGCCCGGCGTAGCCGAGATAGGTGATCATGGTGGCGAGCGCGCCGGCCACCGAGGAGATCAGGATGTCGCGGTTGTAGACGTGGGAGAGCTCGTGCCCGATGACCCCGCGCAGCTCGCGCTCGTCGAGGAGCTGGGTGATCCCGTAGGTCACGCAGACCGCGGCGTTGCGGGGGTTGCGCCCCGTCGCGAAGGCGTTGGGCTGCATGGTCGGCGAGACGTAGAGCCGGGGCATGGGCTGGCGCGCCTCGGTGGAGAGCTCGCGCACGATCCGGTAGAGGAGCGGTTGCTCGACCTCGCCCACCGGCCGGGCGCGCATGGCGGACAGCGCGATGCGGTCGGAGAAGAAGTAGGCGACGCCGCTGGTCGCCAGCGCGACCAGGACCGCGATCTGCACGCCGACGCCGCCTCCGAACCACGCCCCCACCGCGATGATCACCGCGGACAGTGCGCCGAGGAGGACCGCGGTACGCAGACCGTTGTGATGCACTACACCCCCCTCTCGGTTGATGCTGACTCACCTGTGACAACGTCTCCGGCCAGGTCGAACGTTCCCAGGTGGTTCAGCGCGCGGCGATGAGTGCCGCGGGGACGAGGTCGAAGACCAGTTGGGGGGCGACCGAGAAGGCGATCGCGACGATCGCCGCCACCGTGACCGCCACACTCGCGGGTATCCATCCGGCACCGCGGCCGCCCGTTCCCACGCTCCCGGTTTCAACGCCTACCGTCACGACACTCCCGGTCACGGCACCCCCGGTCGCAGCGCTTCCCGTCACGAGACCCCCGGTCACGGCACTTCCGGTCACGGCGCCACCCGCCGTGGCGCTCCCGATCGCGGCGCCCTCCGTCACCAGAACCGGCGTGAAGATTCGTACGACCCAGGCGACGTAGTAGTAGAGGCCCACGACCGTGTTGACCGCCATGACGGCGGCCAGCCAGCCGCCGCCTCCGCCGAGGAGCTCCCGGAACACCACGATCTTGGCGAAGAGCCCTGCCAGCCCCGGGGGCAGACCCGCCAGGCAGATCAGGGAGAAGGCCAGCACCAGCCCGGCAGCCGGGCTCCGGAACGCGAGGCCCCGGTAGTCGTCCAGCTCTCCCCCGCCCGACCGTCTCGACACCAGCGTGACCACGGCGAACGCCCCGAGGTTCATCGCCGCGTAGAAGACCAGGTAGGCGACCGAGGCGTTCATCGCCTCGCCGTTCCTGACGCCGAGGGGAGCGAGGATGTAGCCCGACTGGGCGACGGACGACCAGGCGAGCAGCCGCACGGCGTGGCGCTGGCGCATGGCCAGGAGGTTGCCCACGGTCATGGTCAGCGCGGCGAGGATCGCGATCAGCGGGACCCAGGTGGCCCCCTGCCCGCCCAGGGCGACGACCAGGATGAGGATCAGCCCGGCGAATCCCGCCGCCTTGGAGATGACGGACAGCAGGGCCGCGACGGGGACGGGGGCACCCTGGTAGACGTCGCCCGCCCACGCGTGGAACGGCACCGCTGCGATCTTGAAGGCGAACCCGGCGAGGACCAGGACCACGGCCACGGTGACCACGGCGGGCAGGTCGTAGCCGACCCGCAGCGCGGACTCGTAGGCACTGCCGTCGCCGAGGCCGCCCTGTCCGGGCCCGAGACCGGTGGCGGCGGGAACATCCTGCCGCAGGACGTGGGCGATGCGGTCGAGATAGACGGTGCCGGTCGTCCCGTACAGCAGGGAGACCCCGAAGAGCATCACCGCCGTGGAGACCACGGAGACCAGGAAGAGCTTGACCGCCGCCTCGGAGCTCCGACCGTCGTAACGTCTGAGCGCGGTGAGCGCGAACACCGGCAGCGAGACGAGCTCCAGCGCGACCACCAGCATGATCAGGTCACGGGAGGCGGGCAGGGCGACGGCACCCGCCAGCGTGCAGAGCAGCAGGAAGTACCACTCTCCGACGGGGATGTCCCCGGAGGAGAGTTCGGCCGCCGACAGCAGCACCACGACGATCCCGGCGAACAGCGCGAGCCCCGCGAAGACCAGCGTGAAGTCGTCGACCACGAACGAGCACGGCGCCACGGCGGCCGTGGACGCCGTCGGCTCTGCGACCGGGGGGACGATGGCACCGATCACCGCGCGGGGGGAGCCGAGCAGCCCCTCCGGCACGCAGAAGGTTCTCAGCGGCTCTCCGGCGCGTACGGCCTGGGAGATCACCACCGCCAGGGCGCCGATCACCCCGGCCAGCGTGACCGCGCCGAGTGCCGTCCGGACGTACGGCCTGCGGGGCAGGAAGGCGTCCAGGAGCAGGACGAGCCCGGCGGTGAGGGCGAGGATCAGGGGCGGCGCGACCGCGTAATAGTCGATCGACTGGATCACGGCGCGCCCACCAGGGTCCGGACCACCGGGTCGGTGAGGAGGAGGAGTGCCTTGGGCCAGAGCCCGAACAGCAGGATCAGCGCGATCAACGGCACCCAGGCGGCCAGTTCGTAGCCCATGACGTCGGGCATGCGCGGCCTGCCCGCGCTCGTCGCCCCCGAGGTCACTCGCGAAGCCGTGCCCGTCGTCGTCGGCGACGTCTCCGAGGTCGCCGACGAAGGCGTTCCCGACTTCACCGTTGGCGTCGTCTCCGAAGGCGTTCCCGACGTCGCCGCCGGAGGGGAGGCGTCTCCTCCGCCGACGGGCGCCTCGGAGAGGCTCTTCCTCTCGCCCGCCTCGGGAGCTCTCCCCTCGTAGTCGCCCTCCTCCCCGGTCGGGCCCGTGGAGGGGAGACCGCCCGCGGTGACCGCGGCCAGGACCGGGACGTGGACGGTCTCGGTGCTCCGGCCGTGGGTGACGCGGGAGAGCATGAGCAGGAAGTAGGCGGCGGTCAGCACGGTACCGAGACCTCCGAGGGCCATGAAGACCAGGTAGAGGGGGCGGGACAGACCCGCGGCCGGTTCGAAGGCACCGAGGAGGGCCAGCATCTCGCCCCAGAAGCCCGCCAGTCCCGGCAGTCCGAGCGAGGCGACGCAGGCGAAGGTGAGCAGGGAGGCGAGGTGGGGAAGCCGGGTCAGCATGCCACCGCCGAGGGCAGGTATGTCGGAGGTGCCGTAGCGCTCCTTGATCGCTCCGGCGACGAAGAACAGCAGGGCGGTGATGAGGCCGTGGGCGATGTTGCCGAACAGGGCGCCGTTGACTCCGGCCGGGGTGAGCGTGGCGAAGCCCAGGAGCACGAAACCCATGTGGCCGACCGACGAGTAAGCGATCATCCTTTTGAGATCGCGCTGGGCGAGACAGGCCAGCGAGCCGTAGACGATGCCGATCACCGCGAAGGCCCCGAGCCAGGGGGCCATCGCGGCGGCGCCGTCGGGCAGGATCGGGATCGCGACGCGGACGAAGCCGTACGTGCCCATCTTGAGCAGCACGCCCGCCAGGAGCACCGAGCCGACGGTCGGCGCCTCGGTGTGGGCGTCGGGCAACCAGGTGTGCAGCGGCCACATCGGGGTCTTGACCGCGAAACCGATGCCGACGGCCAGGAAGGCGAGGATCTGCACCGAGGGGGACATGCCCGTCCCCCGTGCCCGCGCGAGGGCGGTCATGTCCAGGGTGCCGGTCTGCGACCAGATGAGCAGCAGGCCCAGCAGGAGGACCACCGAGCCGAGCAGGGTGTAGAGGATGAACTTGATCGCCGCCGCCCGGCGGGCACGCCCGCCCCAGATGGCGATCACGAAGTACATCGGGATGAGGACGACCTCGAAGAACACGAAGAACAGCAGCAGGTCGAGCGCGAGGAACGTGCCGATCATGCCCACTTCGAGGATGAGCAGGGTGAACACCAGCGCCCGTGGCCGGTTGCCGCCGGGCCGGGGCCCCCGCAACTGTCCGGGGCCGTCGGCACGGCCCCGGCACAGGTAGACGAAGCAGAGGAAGGTCAGCAGCGTGGTCAGCACGACCAGCGGCAGCGAGATCCCGTCCACGCCGAGGTGGAACCTGAGGTCGAGGCCGGGGATCCAGGCCAGATCGGTCACGAACTGCGGCCGGGCGGCGTTTCCGTAGTCGAACGCGGCGGCCAGCAGCACCGACAGCGCGAACGTGAGCCCGGAGACGACCAGGCCGTGCACCCTGAGCAGCCGCTTCCCGGCCGTGCCGTCCGCCCCGGACGGGGCGAGCAGCGCGGCGGCTCCGGCGAGCGGCACGCCGAGGAGCGCGATCAGCACCCAGCTCATGGTGTGGCCACCTCACAGAAGTCGGGCCCCGGGTTCGCCCCTGTACCCGGCCTTGGTTTCAGCCTCGCGTCCGGCCTTGTGTCCGGCCTCGCCTTCAACCTTGTGTCCAGCCTTGGCTTCAGCCTCGCGTTCGGCCTTGTGTCCGGTGCCGGGCTCGGCCCCGTGATCGGTGCTGGGGCCGGCATTGTGGTCGGCGTTAAGTTCGGTGTCGGGTTCGGCCTCGTGGTCGGTGTCGGGACCGGCCCCGGATTCGGTCTCGTGGTCGGTGCTGGGGCCGGCATTGTGGTCGGCGTTAAGTTCGGTGTCGGGTTCGGCCTCGTGGTCGGTGTCGGGACCGGCCCCGGATTCGGTCTCGTGGTCGGTGTCGCGACCGGCCCCGGGTTCGGCCTCGTGGTCGGCCCCGGGTTCGGTTGCGGGTTCGGTCGTGGAGGGGAGGTCAACGGCGCGTCACCGCCAGACGGATGAGGAGCAGCACGACGAGGGCCACGACACCCCAGAACAGCAGAGAGATCATCTCAGAATCACCGCCCCGGCCGCGATCAGGAGGACTCCGGCCAGCAGGCCGGTGATGTAGAGCTGGGCGTTGCCGTTCTGCACCAGGCGGACCAGGCCCGCCAGGCCAAGGGTCGCCTGACCCGAGCCGCGCACGGCACCGTCCACCACGCGGCTGTCGGTGCGGGCGACGAGACTCGCGAGGAGCAGCACGGGCCGGACGAAAAGCCCGGTGTAGAGGGAGTCGACGTAGAAGGCGCGCTCGCAGGGGGCCCTGAGGGGGCCGAGCAGGCGGGCCGGGTCGTCCAGGGGGCCGGAGCGCCACACGGCGTAGACCACCCCCGCGCCCAGCAGTGCCACCGCGAGACTGAGGGCGGCGGTGCCCCAGTGGACGTCGCCGACACGGGCGAAGCCGAGGAGCAGGGCGGGGACGGCCAGAACGAGAATAGGCCAGCGCATGGTGGCCGGAGCCTCGTGAACGACGGTGTGGAGGGCGTGAGACGCACCGGACGCGGGCCCGGACTCGGACGCGGGCCGGGGGGCACGCTGCCCGAAGAAGGTGCGCAGCCACGCGCGGGTGGCGTAGGCGCCGGTCACCGCGACCGTGGCGAGCGCGCAGCCGTAGAGCAGCAGGGCCGCGGTGCCGGTCAGCGGCCCCGAGGACAGGGAACGCTCGATGGCCACCAGCACCTCGTCCTTGCTGAAGAAACCGCTGGCCGGGGGCAGGCCCATCAGTGCGGCGAAGCCGATCGTCATCGCGGCGAAGGTGACGGGAAGCTGCCTTCTGAGGCCTCCCATGGTGCTCATCAGGTTGGAGCCGACCGCGTGGATCACCGCTCCGGCGCAGAGGAAGAGAAGTGCCTTGAAAGCGCCGTGAGTGATCAGGTGGAAGATCGCGGCGCTCTGGGACCCGGCGGCCAGGGCACCGGCCATGTAGGCGAGCTGGCTGATCGTGGAGTAGGCGAGGACGCGTTTGAGGTCGTCCTGGGCCAGGGCGGCGAGGGCCGCGCCGAGCATGCCGAGGGCGGCCAGGACCGCGAGGACGTCCAGGGTGGGAGGGGCACCGAGAAAGGCCGGGTAGAGCCGGGCGACGACGAAGATGCCCGCGGCGACCATGGTGGCCGCGTGGATGAGGGCGCTGATCGGTGTCGGTCCGGCCATCGCGTCGGGGAGCCAGACGTGCAGCGGCACCTGGGCGCTCTTTCCCGCCACCCCGGCCAGCAGCAGCATGGTGGCGGCGATGAGCGTGCCGGACGACATCTGGGGAACCCCGGCGATGACGTCGGCGATTTTGAAGCTGCCCGCCGCCGTCCCGAGGACGAAGATGCCGAACAGGAAGCCGACATCGCCGATCCGGGTGACGAGGAACGCCTTGATCGCCGCTCGCGAGTTGGCCCTGTCTTCCCACCAGTGCCCGACCAGCAGGTAGGAGCACAGGCCCATGATCTCCCAGCCCACGTAGAGGACCATGAGGTCGGCCGCGTAGACGACCAGCAGCATGGCGCTGGTGAACAGGCTGATGAAGGAGCTGTAGGACGGGTAGCGCCGGTCGCCGCGCATGTAGCCGACGGAGTAGACCTGCACGGCCAGCGCGACCACGCCGACCAGCACGGCGATCGACGCGGCGAGGCCGTCGACCAGCAGCCCGACCGAGATCGGCACCGAGCCCGTCTCGATGACGGTGAACGTCGCGGTGACACCGTCGATCGCTCCCTGAGCCCCTGGCCCGACCGGCGCGGACGGCTCGGTTACGTCCCCGCCGGCCACCCAGGTGGCGTAGGCCAGCCAGATCGCCAGGGCCGTGGACATCGCGGTGGGCACCACGGCGATCCAGGCGGCCCTGCGGTTGGCACCGGTGCTGGCGTCAACCTCGGAGGTGCCGGCCTCGGAGGTGCCGGCCTCGGAGGTGCCGGCCTCGGAGGTGCCGGCCTCGGAGGTGCCGGCCTCGGAGGTGATGCCGTCGCCGGTCTCCGGGGGCGGCACGCTGCGCGGACGCCGGGGAAAGCGGGAACCGAGAAGCCCGGTGGCCGCCGAGAGGAAGGGCAGCAGGATCACGAGCGAGGCGATAGTGATCATGTCGCGTCACCCGGTCTGGCGGCTGCCCGGTCGGTGTGAGTGGGGTTGGTGTGGGCCGGATCGGGGTCACGGGAACCGGCGGAGGCCGGATCGGTGTAGGCCGGGTCGGTGGTGGCCGGGTCGGCGTCGCGGAAACCTGTGTGGGCCGGGTCGATGTCACGGGAGCCGGTGGTGGCGGGGTCGGACAGGGAACGGAGGCGGTCGAGGTCGACGGTCCGGCGGTTGCGGTAGAGCGCGAGGATGATCGCGAGACCGAGGCCGACCTCGGCGGCGGCGATCACGATGACGAACAGCGTGAGGACCTGCCCGCCGTGCAGCCGGTCGCGCAACCACACGTCGAAGGCGACCAGGTTGAGGTTGACGGCGTTGAGCATGAGCTCGACGGACATCAGCACGAGGATCGTGTTGCGGCGGGCGAGCACCCCGTACACGCCGATGGAGAACAGCAGCGCCGAGACGACCGCGGGGTAGACGATGTGCACGTCAGTCCCTCCCGCGGATGTCCGTGCGGGACAGGACGATGGCGCCGATCAGAGCCGCGAGCAACAGGACCGAGAGCGCCTCGAACGGGAGCACCCAGTTGCGGAAGATGCTCGCACCGAGCTCACTGGCCGAGCCGGCACCGGGCTCAAGCGGGACGTAGGCCATGCGGAAGCCGTCGACGACGACGGTGACCAGCACGGCCGCGGTGGCGATCGCCACGATCGCCGCGGTCGGACGGTTCGGGCTGTCGAGGTCGGCGCTCCTGCCGATCGGCGCGCGGGTGAGCATGATGCCGAACAGGAGCAGGACCACGATCGCGCCGACGTAGATCAGCACCTGGACCCAGGCGACGAACTCGGCGGTGAGCACCAGATAGCACCCGGCCAGCGCGCCGAAGCAGACGACCAGCCACAGGGCTGCGTGGACGAGCTGCCTGGTGGTCACGACGAGCAGCGCCGACCCGACGGCCACCACGCCCAGCAGAAGGAAGACGATCTCCTGCCCGGTCGGCGACAGGTAGGACGGCGCCTCGGTCACGTCTCCTCCTCGGGCTCTCCACTCGGATCCGTGGGAGGAGTCTGCCCCGGTGCGGCCGCCGTCGGAGGCGCGTCGCCCCTGCCTGTGGATAACTTCTCGACGGACGATCCACCTGTGGACGGAGCGTCCTTCTTCGGAAGGGCGCCCGGCGGCCGGATGGCCCGGACGCTCGCGTGCCCCGCCGAGGTGCCCGGTCTGGACGATCTACCCGGCGGTGGACCGCGCCGCGCGGGTGGCGCGTCGGGGGTGCCGGGAGCGGGTGCGGCAGGCGGGGAAGACTGCGGAGAGGAGGGGCCGGACGGCGAAGACGGGGTGCCGGACGCGGAGGCCGCGTGGTCCGGAGCGTCCGGAGCGGCGATGGGGCCGGACGGGAGACCGGATCCGGAGGGGGAATCGGCCGTGGAGGCCGGGGCATCGGACGGGGAAGCCGACGCGCCGGGTGAGGAGGCTCCGGGGCCCGGTCCGGCGATGGGACTGGAGGCGGAGGCGGCCCCGGAAACGGCACCGACCCCGGGAGCGGCTCCAAGAGCGGGAGCGGCCCCAGGAACGGACCCGGAAGTGACCCCGGACCCGGACCCGGACCCGGATGCGGATTCGGACCCGGAAGCGGATTCGGACCCGGAAGCGGAAGCGGACCCGGAAGTGACCCCGGACCCGGATGCGGACCCGGAAGCGGGTCCGGATGGGGCGGGACGGGGGCGAACCGGGCGGGAGACGGCCGCGAGTTCCTTCGGCGGATCGGCGTTGGGCTCGTGGGCCGGAGGTGGCGGGACGGTCTGCGCCCAGGCCGCCAGCTTGTCCTTCTCATGGAGAAGGTTACGGATGTCGCCTTCGGCGTACTCGAACTCCGGAGACCAGAACAGCGCGTCGAAGGGGCAGACCTCAATGCAGATCCCGCAGTACATGCACAGGGAGAAGTCGATCGCGAAGCGGTCGAGCATGTTGCGGGCACGGGGTCGGCCGCCCTCCGGGGCCGGGAGGGTCTCCTTGTGGGAGTCGATGTAGATGCACCAGTCGGGGCACTCGCGGGCACAGAGCATGCACACCGTGCAGTTCTCCTCGACCAGCGCGATCACCCCCCTGCTCCTCGGGGGCAACTCCGGCCGGACTTCGGGGTACTGCTGAGTCACCGACCTGCTCAGCATGTGGCGAAGGGTGACGGAAAGTCCCTTCGCCAGCCCCACTCCTGGTATCCGTGCCACAACTCAACATCATGGCGCACAGCGGGGCGCTCGGGAATGCGTAGGCCCAGGAGACCGTCACGGCAGGGGAATCAACCAGGGGATCGAGTTATCCACAGAAGTTATCCACAGACTGTGTGTTCGATAACCGCCCACCAACCACCGGCTCACCATCGAAGCGACTGCGGAGATCCTGAAAAAATCGTATTGTTCGCCACATGTCCCACCAGTACGGGCCGGCCTGGCAGTCGCAACCACCGGCGCGATCCAACACGGCGTGGAGCGTCGTGTGGGCGCTGGTACCCCTGCTGACCTGCGGTATCGGGACGCCGTTCGTCATCGGCCACGCCGCGCGCCGGCTGCGGAGCCCGTTGCTGGCCATCGCCGCCGTCCTCTACGGCCTCGGCATCGGCATCTTCATGGTCGCCGCGACGATCTACGGGAGTTCCGACAACATCCCTGTCGTGCTGGACACCATCGGGACGATCGGCCTGTTCGGCAGCTGGATCGGCGGGCTGGGCCACGCGCTGATCCTCAGGGGGTCGGTCTTCCGGCAGGGGCCGTCCCGGGAATTCCACCCCGGGCCGCCGCCCGGGTACGGCCACGTCCAGGGCCCGCCCCAGATGTCGTCGTACCAGACGGGCCCCACGGGGGCCTCGATGACGCACCCGCCCGCGCAACGGCCGCAGCCGCGTCTCCCGGAGCCCCCGCACCACGGCGGGTACCAGCCCCAGCTCCGCCCTGAGCAGTACGCGCCGCCCCAGTACACCCAGGGCCACTTTCCGCAGGGCCGGCCCGCCCACGCTTCGCAGGGCCCGCACACCCCCTTCACGCAGGGCCGGCCCGCCCACCCCTCGCGAAGCCAGAGCACCCACACCCCCCAGGGCTGGCTGGGGCCGTACCGGCTGATCGGCAGCCTGGGGAAGGGCGGCCAGGGAACGGTTCACCTCGCGCTGAACCCGCAGGGGCAAAAGGTCGCGATCAAGGTGCTGCACGAGCACTTCAACGGCAACCAGGTGGTCAGGGAGCGGTTCCTGCGGGAGGTGGAGGCGACGCGCAGGGTGGCGACGTTCTCCACGGCACGGGTGCTCGACGTGAACATCAACGAGGACCAGGCGTACGTCGTCAGCGAGTACGTGGAGGGCGACTCCCTGGAGCAGCTGGTCCGCGACAGGGGCCCGCGCGACGAGGACGGCCTGACCCGGCTGGCCCTGGCCACGGCGGGTGCGCTGGCCGCGATCCACCGGGCCGGTGTGGTGCACCGGGACTTCAAACCGGCCAACGTGCTGATCGGCGCCGACGGCCCCCGCGTCATCGACTTCGGCATCGCCCGAGCCCTCGACCAGGTCACCTCGACGTCGGGCAACATCATGGGCACCCCCGCCTACATGTCGCCCGAGCAGCTCGCGGGCAGGACGATCGGCCCGGAGACCGACGTGTTCAGCTGGGCCGCGACCATGATCTTCGCCGCCTCGGGAAAGGTGGCCTTCGGGGAGGACACCAT
This region of Streptosporangium sp. NBC_01495 genomic DNA includes:
- a CDS encoding 4Fe-4S binding protein → MLCARECPDWCIYIDSHKETLPAPEGGRPRARNMLDRFAIDFSLCMYCGICIEVCPFDALFWSPEFEYAEGDIRNLLHEKDKLAAWAQTVPPPPAHEPNADPPKELAAVSRPVRPRPAPSGPASGSASGSGVTSGSASASGSESASGSESASGSGSGSGVTSGSVPGAAPALGAAPGVGAVSGAASASSPIAGPGPGASSPGASASPSDAPASTADSPSGSGLPSGPIAAPDAPDHAASASGTPSSPSGPSSPQSSPPAAPAPGTPDAPPARRGPPPGRSSRPGTSAGHASVRAIRPPGALPKKDAPSTGGSSVEKLSTGRGDAPPTAAAPGQTPPTDPSGEPEEET
- a CDS encoding NADH-quinone oxidoreductase subunit J family protein, whose amino-acid sequence is MTEAPSYLSPTGQEIVFLLLGVVAVGSALLVVTTRQLVHAALWLVVCFGALAGCYLVLTAEFVAWVQVLIYVGAIVVLLLFGIMLTRAPIGRSADLDSPNRPTAAIVAIATAAVLVTVVVDGFRMAYVPLEPGAGSASELGASIFRNWVLPFEALSVLLLAALIGAIVLSRTDIRGRD
- a CDS encoding pyridoxamine 5'-phosphate oxidase family protein, giving the protein MGKIHDRIDDRLREFIGAQPVYFVATAPEQGGHVNMSPKGYADTFAVLDDTTVAYLDLDGSGVETIAHLRQNGRITVMFCAFSGPPNILRLYGTGRVVVPENPDFATLIKNFGPHPGVRSIIVVDCDRISDSCGFSVPFMSFDKDRTLLDEWAGRKDVQQRRTYRAQKNRESIDGIPGLSSEETDPVTQHS
- the htpX gene encoding zinc metalloprotease HtpX, encoding MHHNGLRTAVLLGALSAVIIAVGAWFGGGVGVQIAVLVALATSGVAYFFSDRIALSAMRARPVGEVEQPLLYRIVRELSTEARQPMPRLYVSPTMQPNAFATGRNPRNAAVCVTYGITQLLDERELRGVIGHELSHVYNRDILISSVAGALATMITYLGYAGLFFGGGDDDEGPGFIGALLMIVLGPVAAGMIQMAISRSREYQADESGARLTGDPLALASALRKIEMGTRQLPLPENGRIASASHLMIANPFRGAGIGRMFSTHPPTAERVARLERMAGYRR
- a CDS encoding NADH-quinone oxidoreductase subunit N translates to MIQSIDYYAVAPPLILALTAGLVLLLDAFLPRRPYVRTALGAVTLAGVIGALAVVISQAVRAGEPLRTFCVPEGLLGSPRAVIGAIVPPVAEPTASTAAVAPCSFVVDDFTLVFAGLALFAGIVVVLLSAAELSSGDIPVGEWYFLLLCTLAGAVALPASRDLIMLVVALELVSLPVFALTALRRYDGRSSEAAVKLFLVSVVSTAVMLFGVSLLYGTTGTVYLDRIAHVLRQDVPAATGLGPGQGGLGDGSAYESALRVGYDLPAVVTVAVVLVLAGFAFKIAAVPFHAWAGDVYQGAPVPVAALLSVISKAAGFAGLILILVVALGGQGATWVPLIAILAALTMTVGNLLAMRQRHAVRLLAWSSVAQSGYILAPLGVRNGEAMNASVAYLVFYAAMNLGAFAVVTLVSRRSGGGELDDYRGLAFRSPAAGLVLAFSLICLAGLPPGLAGLFAKIVVFRELLGGGGGWLAAVMAVNTVVGLYYYVAWVVRIFTPVLVTEGAAIGSATAGGAVTGSAVTGGLVTGSAATGGAVTGSVVTVGVETGSVGTGGRGAGWIPASVAVTVAAIVAIAFSVAPQLVFDLVPAALIAAR
- a CDS encoding NADH-quinone oxidoreductase subunit 5 family protein, with the translated sequence MITIASLVILLPFLSAATGLLGSRFPRRPRSVPPPETGDGITSEAGTSEAGTSEAGTSEAGTSEAGTSEVDASTGANRRAAWIAVVPTAMSTALAIWLAYATWVAGGDVTEPSAPVGPGAQGAIDGVTATFTVIETGSVPISVGLLVDGLAASIAVLVGVVALAVQVYSVGYMRGDRRYPSYSSFISLFTSAMLLVVYAADLMVLYVGWEIMGLCSYLLVGHWWEDRANSRAAIKAFLVTRIGDVGFLFGIFVLGTAAGSFKIADVIAGVPQMSSGTLIAATMLLLAGVAGKSAQVPLHVWLPDAMAGPTPISALIHAATMVAAGIFVVARLYPAFLGAPPTLDVLAVLAALGMLGAALAALAQDDLKRVLAYSTISQLAYMAGALAAGSQSAAIFHLITHGAFKALLFLCAGAVIHAVGSNLMSTMGGLRRQLPVTFAAMTIGFAALMGLPPASGFFSKDEVLVAIERSLSSGPLTGTAALLLYGCALATVAVTGAYATRAWLRTFFGQRAPRPASESGPASGASHALHTVVHEAPATMRWPILVLAVPALLLGFARVGDVHWGTAALSLAVALLGAGVVYAVWRSGPLDDPARLLGPLRAPCERAFYVDSLYTGLFVRPVLLLASLVARTDSRVVDGAVRGSGQATLGLAGLVRLVQNGNAQLYITGLLAGVLLIAAGAVILR
- a CDS encoding complex I subunit 4 family protein, whose protein sequence is MSWVLIALLGVPLAGAAALLAPSGADGTAGKRLLRVHGLVVSGLTFALSVLLAAAFDYGNAARPQFVTDLAWIPGLDLRFHLGVDGISLPLVVLTTLLTFLCFVYLCRGRADGPGQLRGPRPGGNRPRALVFTLLILEVGMIGTFLALDLLLFFVFFEVVLIPMYFVIAIWGGRARRAAAIKFILYTLLGSVVLLLGLLLIWSQTGTLDMTALARARGTGMSPSVQILAFLAVGIGFAVKTPMWPLHTWLPDAHTEAPTVGSVLLAGVLLKMGTYGFVRVAIPILPDGAAAMAPWLGAFAVIGIVYGSLACLAQRDLKRMIAYSSVGHMGFVLLGFATLTPAGVNGALFGNIAHGLITALLFFVAGAIKERYGTSDIPALGGGMLTRLPHLASLLTFACVASLGLPGLAGFWGEMLALLGAFEPAAGLSRPLYLVFMALGGLGTVLTAAYFLLMLSRVTHGRSTETVHVPVLAAVTAGGLPSTGPTGEEGDYEGRAPEAGERKSLSEAPVGGGDASPPAATSGTPSETTPTVKSGTPSSATSETSPTTTGTASRVTSGATSAGRPRMPDVMGYELAAWVPLIALILLFGLWPKALLLLTDPVVRTLVGAP